Proteins found in one Helicobacter sp. NHP19-003 genomic segment:
- the tolB gene encoding Tol-Pal system protein TolB — protein sequence MRIMWLFIALSLGFLSAADATLDIVKTIEKLPKVLVSTIGNDPYLKKIANLLVADLKVSGHFNALGANVAANEAQGAQLVVQLQASQPNVINAKLYNATTKEVQSNKDYQFNTKELYPFIAHKIAIDANGIANAAPIDWMARMVVFSKFLRPGVTSIVVADYTLTYQQEIIKNNLLNVFPKWANADQSAIYYTQYLRQPTIIKYNVRTGESEVITQSQGMAAVSSVSANGRKLLLSLAPKGQTDIYLYDTKDKELQRLTSYSGIDVMGNFVENEKAMVFVSDRSGYPNVYLKKLSLNAPVEQVVFYSKNNDSVASFGDYVVYVSREEGDANGQSPFNLHLISLKGDYVRRLTASGVNQMPRFSKDGKVVMFLKKAAAQNALGVILLETNQSYLFPLENLNVQSFDW from the coding sequence ATGCGGATCATGTGGCTTTTTATAGCCTTGAGTTTAGGGTTTTTGAGTGCAGCGGATGCGACCCTAGACATTGTCAAAACCATTGAAAAATTGCCTAAAGTCCTTGTAAGCACAATAGGCAACGACCCCTACTTAAAAAAGATTGCAAATTTGCTTGTGGCGGATTTGAAGGTGAGCGGACATTTCAACGCTTTGGGGGCTAATGTGGCGGCCAATGAGGCACAGGGGGCGCAGTTGGTGGTGCAGCTGCAGGCCAGCCAACCCAATGTCATTAATGCCAAACTCTACAACGCCACCACTAAGGAAGTCCAAAGCAATAAGGATTACCAATTCAACACCAAAGAGCTTTATCCCTTCATCGCCCATAAAATCGCCATAGATGCCAATGGCATTGCCAACGCTGCCCCCATCGATTGGATGGCGCGCATGGTGGTGTTCTCTAAATTCTTGCGCCCCGGGGTTACAAGCATTGTGGTTGCCGATTACACGCTCACTTACCAGCAAGAAATCATTAAAAATAACCTTTTAAATGTGTTCCCCAAATGGGCGAATGCCGATCAGAGCGCAATTTACTACACCCAGTATTTGCGCCAGCCCACGATCATTAAATACAATGTCCGCACAGGCGAGAGTGAAGTGATCACCCAAAGTCAGGGCATGGCAGCCGTGTCTAGCGTGAGTGCCAATGGGCGTAAGTTGTTGCTCTCCCTTGCACCCAAAGGGCAGACAGACATCTACCTTTACGACACAAAGGATAAAGAATTGCAACGACTCACTTCTTACAGCGGGATCGATGTGATGGGTAATTTTGTGGAGAATGAAAAGGCGATGGTGTTTGTGTCGGACCGCTCGGGTTATCCTAATGTCTACCTAAAAAAACTGAGCCTAAACGCCCCTGTAGAGCAAGTGGTCTTTTATTCCAAAAACAACGACTCGGTCGCGTCTTTTGGGGATTATGTGGTGTATGTGAGCCGAGAAGAGGGGGATGCCAACGGCCAAAGCCCCTTTAACTTGCATTTAATCAGCCTAAAGGGCGATTATGTACGCCGCTTGACGGCTAGCGGGGTGAATCAAATGCCTAGATTTTCTAAGGATGGCAAAGTGGTGATGTTCTTAAAGAAGGCAGCGGCGCAAAACGCGTTGGGCGTGATTTTGCTTGAAACCAACCAAAGTTACTTGTTTCCCCTAGAAAATCTCAATGTCCAGTCCTTTGACTGGTAG
- a CDS encoding FKBP-type peptidyl-prolyl cis-trans isomerase encodes MQNQVAIIEYEVRDHTTQEVLDSNIGKKPLEFLVGAGQVIVGLEKAVQQAEVGQTLNIVIPPHDAYGAYRTDYLQEVPRDQFEGIELKRGMTLFGQGENNESVQVSVKDFSDRMVMLDYNHPLAGKELSFQFTLLGLREATEQEVLKSQAPAKQCCGGGCGCSH; translated from the coding sequence ATGCAAAACCAGGTTGCGATCATTGAATACGAAGTGAGAGATCACACTACACAGGAAGTGCTCGATTCAAACATTGGCAAGAAACCCCTAGAGTTTTTGGTGGGGGCAGGGCAGGTGATTGTGGGGCTTGAAAAGGCGGTGCAACAAGCAGAGGTGGGGCAAACCCTAAATATTGTCATCCCTCCCCACGATGCCTACGGCGCATACCGCACCGATTACCTCCAAGAGGTGCCTAGGGATCAATTTGAGGGCATTGAACTTAAAAGAGGCATGACCTTGTTCGGACAGGGCGAAAACAACGAGAGCGTGCAAGTGAGCGTGAAGGACTTTAGCGATCGAATGGTGATGCTCGATTATAACCACCCCCTAGCGGGCAAGGAGCTCAGTTTTCAATTCACACTCTTAGGGCTAAGAGAAGCCACAGAGCAAGAAGTGTTGAAGAGCCAAGCCCCCGCCAAACAATGTTGCGGTGGCGGGTGCGGTTGCTCCCACTAA
- a CDS encoding BRCT domain-containing protein, producing the protein MQAQALNVCPACNNALLLKNKPNFCPKCVRFFKKPTHCPVCHTPLGPQQQKCPKCAHKVGMPSLCLECGEDLVYKEYCTRCDLDLRNRARGLVCPNVKCPARVQESIVYFASKQGLEIKGLGDKVARQLLQAGLIGGVADLYTLKKQDLLALEGWQEKRADNLIKAINNTKHAPLWRFLCALGIEHVGKGASQVLANAFGLEVFNATTAQITKLKGFEEKIARSFVAWVQENKALIATLLSHIVPTAHTPTKPQESGFFAGKNVVLTGTLSQPRAAICQQLEQQGAHIQTSVNRQTDYLICGDNPGSKLAKAQSLGVRILDEKAFFAHLV; encoded by the coding sequence TTGCAAGCCCAAGCTTTAAATGTCTGCCCCGCCTGCAACAACGCCCTACTGCTGAAAAACAAGCCCAATTTCTGCCCCAAGTGTGTGCGATTTTTTAAAAAGCCCACCCACTGCCCCGTCTGCCACACCCCCTTAGGCCCCCAACAGCAAAAATGCCCCAAGTGTGCCCACAAAGTCGGCATGCCAAGTCTGTGCTTAGAGTGTGGGGAGGATTTGGTCTATAAAGAATATTGCACCCGCTGTGATTTGGACTTGAGGAATCGGGCTAGGGGGCTTGTTTGCCCCAATGTTAAATGCCCTGCAAGGGTGCAAGAGAGCATCGTCTACTTTGCGTCTAAACAAGGGCTAGAGATCAAGGGGCTGGGCGATAAAGTCGCGCGGCAACTCTTACAAGCGGGGCTCATTGGAGGTGTGGCGGATTTATACACCTTAAAAAAGCAAGACTTATTGGCCTTAGAGGGCTGGCAAGAAAAAAGGGCAGACAATCTCATTAAAGCGATCAATAACACCAAGCACGCCCCGCTGTGGCGGTTTCTCTGCGCTCTAGGCATTGAGCATGTCGGCAAGGGGGCGAGCCAAGTTCTAGCCAACGCCTTTGGCTTAGAGGTCTTTAACGCCACCACCGCGCAAATCACGAAGCTCAAGGGCTTTGAGGAAAAAATCGCCCGCTCTTTTGTGGCGTGGGTGCAAGAAAACAAAGCCTTGATTGCAACGCTTTTAAGCCACATTGTGCCCACAGCCCACACCCCCACCAAGCCACAAGAGAGCGGATTTTTTGCGGGTAAAAATGTGGTGCTCACAGGCACACTTAGCCAGCCTAGAGCTGCGATTTGCCAACAACTCGAACAACAAGGCGCACACATCCAAACAAGCGTGAATCGGCAAACAGATTACCTCATCTGTGGCGACAACCCCGGTTCAAAGTTAGCAAAGGCGCAAAGTCTAGGGGTGCGCATTTTAGATGAAAAGGCGTTTTTCGCACATTTAGTCTAG
- the ligA gene encoding NAD-dependent DNA ligase LigA, which translates to MIQTLQDYHNLVENLCLYAHHYYVLAKPLVSDEIYDQLYHQALAYEQAHPEDILPHSPTQRVGGEVMPFLPKQEHKARMWSLDNVFSFKELQEWLKRLSDFAKAPLESFICSPKLDGASLNLYYEDGHLVSASMRGNGVVGELVTHNVKTIRSIPLKIPYTKPIEIRGEVLLLKKDFNALNADRLAQGLAPFANARNASVGSLRQLNSGITAQRKLTFYPWGLGFCAQEFTSFKQAMQEVQEWGFLGLDFVACESAQQIQEAFSAFSAKRPNLPYEADGMVAILDNLELQRSLGFTIKAPRFAIAYKFPTAEKCTKLLKVLNQVGRSGAITPVGVLEPVFVQGALVSRATLDNYTQIEQQDLQINDIVVVVRSGEVIPKILRPLKELRDHTQAKITPHPLPQL; encoded by the coding sequence ATGATCCAAACTTTACAAGACTACCACAACCTAGTAGAAAATCTTTGCCTTTACGCCCACCATTACTATGTGTTGGCAAAACCCTTAGTCAGCGATGAGATTTACGACCAACTCTACCACCAAGCCCTCGCCTACGAGCAAGCGCACCCAGAGGACATTTTGCCCCACTCCCCCACACAAAGAGTGGGGGGCGAAGTGATGCCTTTCTTGCCCAAACAAGAACATAAAGCGCGTATGTGGAGCTTAGACAATGTCTTTAGCTTCAAAGAATTACAAGAGTGGCTCAAACGCTTAAGCGACTTTGCCAAAGCCCCCCTAGAGTCCTTCATCTGCTCGCCTAAACTAGACGGGGCATCGCTCAATCTCTACTATGAAGACGGGCATTTGGTGAGCGCGAGCATGCGGGGCAATGGCGTGGTGGGTGAACTTGTTACCCACAACGTCAAGACCATCCGCTCCATCCCCCTTAAAATCCCCTACACCAAACCCATTGAAATTAGAGGCGAAGTGCTGTTGCTTAAAAAAGACTTTAACGCCCTGAATGCCGACAGATTGGCGCAAGGTTTAGCCCCCTTTGCCAATGCCAGAAACGCCAGCGTGGGCAGTTTGCGCCAACTAAACTCAGGCATAACCGCCCAAAGAAAGCTCACCTTTTACCCATGGGGGCTAGGGTTTTGCGCTCAAGAGTTTACAAGTTTCAAACAAGCCATGCAAGAAGTACAAGAGTGGGGCTTTTTGGGCTTAGACTTTGTGGCGTGCGAGAGTGCTCAACAGATACAAGAAGCCTTTAGCGCCTTTAGCGCCAAACGCCCCAATTTGCCCTATGAAGCCGATGGCATGGTCGCCATTCTGGATAATTTAGAATTGCAACGCTCTTTGGGTTTCACCATCAAAGCCCCCCGCTTTGCCATTGCCTACAAATTCCCCACCGCTGAAAAATGCACCAAACTTTTAAAAGTGCTCAACCAAGTAGGGCGTAGCGGGGCGATCACCCCTGTGGGCGTTTTAGAGCCCGTGTTCGTGCAAGGGGCGTTGGTGTCGCGCGCAACCCTAGACAATTACACCCAAATTGAGCAACAAGATTTACAAATCAACGACATCGTGGTCGTGGTGCGTAGTGGTGAGGTGATCCCTAAAATCTTACGCCCCCTAAAAGAGCTAAGAGATCACACCCAAGCAAAAATCACCCCCCACCCACTGCCCCAGCTGTAA
- a CDS encoding chemotaxis protein: MISDIDSTISLHLNNEAQFLCFTLSSDENNDAELYGINIFKIREIIHYEGDVTETVGGNDSMMLGFLTIRGESVPLIDVNRWLYFDHNDPNRDLSQVSVKSDQNLVIVCEFSSCVVGLKIFSIKRIVHKHWGEISVGGKQGLSAAGKVNAITRFEQDRVIQILDVEKMLADTFPTMQELDQLKEQFVEAIKSDKLIFIAEDSQVAMHNLERIIDGLKLKYEAFPNGDALLKRLFAANMIDKVGAVITDLEMPMVSGFEVLKRIKADARTKHLPVIVNSSMSSESNKQLADSLHADGFVIKSHPNEIQELLQEYLKH, translated from the coding sequence TTGATTAGCGACATTGACAGCACCATTTCCTTACACCTCAACAACGAGGCGCAATTTTTGTGCTTCACCTTGAGCAGCGATGAGAACAACGATGCCGAGTTGTATGGCATCAATATTTTTAAAATCCGCGAGATCATCCATTACGAAGGCGATGTGACTGAAACCGTGGGGGGCAATGACAGCATGATGCTGGGCTTTCTCACCATAAGAGGTGAGTCTGTGCCCCTGATCGATGTGAACCGATGGCTGTACTTCGACCATAATGACCCCAATAGGGATTTGAGCCAAGTCTCTGTCAAGAGCGATCAAAATTTAGTCATTGTGTGCGAGTTTTCTAGCTGTGTCGTGGGACTTAAGATTTTCTCCATTAAACGGATCGTGCATAAACATTGGGGGGAGATCAGCGTGGGGGGTAAACAGGGCCTTAGTGCAGCGGGTAAGGTCAACGCAATCACGAGATTCGAACAAGATCGGGTGATCCAAATCTTAGATGTGGAGAAAATGTTGGCAGACACTTTCCCCACCATGCAAGAGCTCGATCAGCTCAAAGAGCAGTTTGTAGAAGCCATTAAAAGCGATAAACTGATTTTCATCGCCGAAGATTCGCAGGTGGCGATGCATAATTTAGAGCGCATCATCGATGGATTAAAGCTCAAATACGAGGCCTTCCCCAATGGGGATGCATTGTTGAAACGCTTGTTTGCTGCAAACATGATCGATAAAGTCGGGGCCGTGATCACGGATTTGGAAATGCCCATGGTGTCTGGCTTTGAAGTGTTAAAGCGCATTAAAGCCGATGCAAGGACCAAGCATTTACCCGTGATCGTCAACTCGTCCATGAGCAGCGAGTCGAACAAGCAATTAGCAGACTCTTTGCACGCCGATGGGTTTGTGATTAAATCACACCCTAATGAAATCCAGGAATTACTCCAAGAATACTTAAAACACTAA
- the aspS gene encoding aspartate--tRNA ligase, with the protein MLRTQLCAEVGLCDTQKRVKLCGWCHNYRDHGGVIFIDLRDKSGLVQLVCDPTSKAYTQASLVRHEDVLIVEGVVRPRGEGLENPKLATGAIEVVLEDLCLENKSLTPPIAIGDPSVNEDLRLQYRFLDLRSPKAYGIFKMRSKVAKAVRDCLDGLDFLEIETPMLSKTTPEGARDFLIPSRVHDGQFFALPQSPQLFKQILMVAGMDRYYQIVKCFRDEDLRADRQPEFTQIDVEMSFCTQEDIMQVAETLLKAVFKVAGIDINPPFKHMTYKEATESYGSDKPDLRFGMPLVEVGDLFVSSNNEIFKTIASDPKHNRFKALKVEKGDTLLSRKDLAQLEDFVRQFGAKGLAYIQMKAEGPKGPLVKFLEPQALNELLERTEAKEGDLLFFGAGAKAVVLDYMGRLRLKLGQDLNLIDPDEFNFLWVVDFPMFERVEGKLSAMHHPFTMPKDIDNTDLEDMQSIAYDIVLNGVELGGGSLRMHQEALQKKVFALLGISEQEAQEKFGFLLEALRYGAPPHGGFAIGFDRLIMLLAKAPSIREVIAFPKTQKATCLLSKAPSPASEEQLRELHIRLRNPKH; encoded by the coding sequence ATGTTAAGGACACAATTATGTGCTGAGGTCGGGCTGTGTGATACACAAAAGAGAGTGAAACTCTGTGGGTGGTGCCACAACTACCGCGACCACGGAGGCGTGATTTTCATTGATTTGCGCGATAAAAGCGGGTTAGTCCAGCTTGTGTGCGACCCCACTTCTAAGGCTTACACACAAGCTAGCCTTGTGAGGCACGAAGATGTGTTGATTGTGGAGGGTGTGGTGCGCCCAAGAGGAGAGGGCTTAGAAAACCCCAAGCTTGCCACAGGGGCCATTGAAGTCGTGCTTGAGGACTTGTGCCTTGAAAACAAAAGCCTAACCCCGCCCATTGCCATCGGCGATCCTAGCGTCAATGAGGACTTGCGCTTGCAATACCGCTTTTTGGATTTGCGCTCGCCTAAAGCCTATGGCATTTTTAAAATGCGCAGCAAGGTGGCTAAGGCGGTGCGAGATTGCCTAGATGGCCTAGACTTCTTAGAAATTGAAACCCCCATGCTCTCTAAAACCACGCCTGAAGGGGCACGCGACTTTTTGATCCCCAGCCGTGTCCATGACGGGCAGTTTTTCGCTTTGCCCCAAAGCCCTCAACTCTTTAAACAAATCTTGATGGTGGCAGGGATGGACCGCTATTACCAAATTGTCAAATGCTTTAGAGATGAGGACTTGCGCGCAGACAGACAGCCCGAATTTACCCAAATCGATGTGGAGATGAGCTTTTGCACGCAAGAAGACATCATGCAAGTTGCCGAAACCTTGCTAAAAGCTGTCTTTAAAGTGGCCGGCATTGACATTAACCCCCCCTTTAAGCACATGACCTACAAAGAGGCAACAGAGAGCTATGGCAGCGACAAGCCAGACTTGCGTTTTGGCATGCCCCTTGTGGAGGTGGGGGATTTGTTCGTAAGCTCCAACAATGAGATTTTTAAAACGATCGCCAGCGACCCTAAACACAACCGCTTTAAAGCTCTAAAAGTTGAAAAAGGCGACACGCTTTTAAGCCGTAAAGATTTAGCCCAGCTCGAGGACTTTGTGCGCCAATTTGGGGCAAAGGGGCTGGCTTACATCCAAATGAAGGCGGAGGGGCCCAAGGGACCCTTAGTGAAATTCTTAGAACCCCAAGCCTTAAATGAGCTCTTAGAGCGGACAGAAGCTAAAGAGGGGGATTTGCTCTTTTTTGGGGCGGGCGCAAAGGCGGTCGTTTTAGATTACATGGGGCGTTTGCGTTTGAAACTCGGGCAAGATTTAAACTTGATCGATCCTGACGAATTTAACTTCTTGTGGGTGGTGGATTTTCCCATGTTTGAAAGGGTGGAGGGCAAGCTCAGTGCCATGCACCACCCTTTTACCATGCCCAAAGACATTGACAACACCGACTTAGAGGACATGCAATCCATCGCTTATGACATTGTGCTCAATGGCGTGGAGCTAGGGGGGGGGAGTTTGCGTATGCACCAAGAGGCGTTGCAGAAAAAGGTCTTTGCCCTGCTTGGCATTAGTGAGCAGGAGGCGCAGGAAAAATTTGGCTTTTTGCTAGAGGCTTTGCGTTATGGCGCGCCCCCCCATGGAGGCTTTGCCATCGGCTTTGATCGGCTCATCATGCTCTTAGCCAAAGCCCCCAGCATTCGCGAAGTCATTGCCTTTCCTAAAACCCAAAAGGCGACTTGTTTGTTAAGCAAGGCCCCCAGCCCTGCTAGTGAAGAGCAGTTAAGGGAGTTGCATATCCGCTTGAGAAACCCCAAACATTAA
- a CDS encoding adenylate kinase, whose protein sequence is MKALFLIIGAPGSGKTTDAQLIAERNSDTMVHYSTGDLLRAEIASQSERGRHIASFTNKGELVPLEIVIDTIITAIKNAPKEVIIIDGYPRSLEQMHALDRVLKAQEEVKLKGVIEVSVGEAVARERVLGRSRGDDDNVEVFNNRMQVYLKPLESIVEFYKALEVHQQINGERSIEAIVADIEAYIKTHIKDKNGLVKN, encoded by the coding sequence ATGAAAGCGTTATTTTTAATCATCGGCGCGCCGGGCAGTGGCAAGACCACGGATGCGCAACTCATAGCCGAGCGCAACAGCGACACTATGGTGCATTACTCCACAGGGGATTTACTAAGAGCTGAGATTGCCAGCCAAAGCGAGCGGGGCAGGCACATTGCCAGCTTCACGAATAAGGGCGAGTTAGTCCCCCTAGAAATCGTCATCGACACCATCATCACCGCCATTAAAAACGCCCCTAAAGAGGTGATCATCATTGACGGCTACCCCCGCTCTTTAGAGCAAATGCACGCTTTAGACAGAGTGCTAAAAGCCCAAGAAGAGGTGAAGTTAAAAGGCGTGATCGAGGTGAGCGTGGGCGAAGCGGTGGCAAGAGAGAGGGTTTTAGGGCGCTCAAGGGGCGATGACGACAATGTCGAGGTGTTTAACAACCGCATGCAGGTGTATTTAAAGCCCCTAGAGAGCATTGTAGAGTTTTACAAAGCCCTAGAGGTGCACCAGCAAATCAATGGCGAAAGAAGCATTGAAGCCATTGTCGCCGACATTGAAGCCTACATTAAAACCCACATAAAGGATAAAAATGGACTTGTCAAAAATTAA
- the ppa gene encoding inorganic diphosphatase, producing MDLSKIKAGEANALNAVIEIPYQSKVKYEVDKDSGAVLVDRVMYPSMVYPANYGFVPHTLSLDGDPADILVLNEDPLMPGSVIKCRLIGVLVMEDESGLDEKLLAVPLSKIDPRYDNIKDLHDLPPIVLQKIKHFFETYKDLEPEKWVKIKDFGDKAQAEEIFKKALANYNSKAC from the coding sequence ATGGACTTGTCAAAAATTAAAGCGGGCGAGGCAAACGCCCTGAACGCCGTGATTGAAATCCCCTACCAATCTAAGGTCAAATACGAGGTGGATAAGGACAGCGGAGCGGTGTTGGTCGATCGCGTCATGTACCCTTCTATGGTGTACCCGGCTAATTACGGCTTTGTGCCCCACACTTTGAGCCTTGATGGCGACCCTGCGGACATTTTGGTGTTGAACGAAGACCCCCTAATGCCCGGCAGTGTCATTAAATGCCGTTTAATCGGGGTGCTCGTCATGGAAGATGAAAGCGGGCTTGATGAGAAACTCTTAGCCGTGCCTTTAAGCAAAATTGACCCAAGATATGACAACATTAAAGACCTACACGACTTGCCCCCTATTGTGTTGCAAAAAATCAAACACTTCTTTGAAACCTACAAAGATTTAGAGCCCGAAAAATGGGTGAAAATCAAGGACTTTGGCGACAAGGCACAAGCCGAAGAAATCTTTAAAAAAGCCCTAGCCAACTACAACAGCAAGGCATGTTAA
- the trpE gene encoding anthranilate synthase component I produces MLSLQQKAPYTPHPLALYAHLQGANTLLLESAQVENKKHTKSIILAKACLKLVCQDAKVCLEALNANGQALLDKMAKVLELEPKQRALEKTYAKDTTLSDEFSKLKSASPLDCLRAVFKSVDTSTTPPFGLFCGGYFGFEFIGAFEDLPRLEATDNTAPDFIFFVAQNLILIDHQAKSTQIFGSCFAPTFKEQIQAEIDHLARLNPAPFSPKTSPQESNLSTNGTDADFAKMVLALQEQIKQGEIFQAVPSRSFYLECKEPLSAYHHLKEQNPSPYMFYMQTEDFTLFGASPESALKYDASTNLVQIYPIAGTRPRGKNPDGSLNLDLDNRLELDLQNDPKERAEHIMLVDLARNDIARVAKPFSRVVSKLLKVEKFSHVMHLTSAVQGALKEGLDALHAYQSFMNAGTLSGAPKIAALKLIATLEGKRRGSYGGSMGYLCADGSMDSCIIIRSAFVQNGRAVVQTGAGIVLDSLVEAEIAETKAKSKSVISAILKTHA; encoded by the coding sequence ATGTTAAGCCTACAACAGAAAGCCCCCTACACCCCCCACCCCCTAGCCCTTTACGCCCACTTGCAGGGGGCGAACACGCTCTTGTTAGAGAGCGCACAAGTAGAAAATAAAAAACACACTAAATCGATCATTTTGGCGAAGGCGTGTTTAAAACTTGTGTGCCAAGATGCGAAGGTGTGCCTAGAGGCTTTAAATGCCAACGGGCAAGCCTTGCTAGACAAAATGGCAAAAGTGCTAGAGCTAGAGCCCAAACAAAGAGCGTTAGAAAAGACCTATGCCAAAGACACCACCCTAAGCGATGAGTTTAGCAAGCTTAAAAGTGCTAGCCCACTTGATTGCTTAAGGGCGGTGTTTAAAAGCGTAGACACTTCTACAACCCCCCCCTTTGGGCTGTTTTGTGGGGGGTATTTTGGCTTTGAGTTCATCGGGGCGTTTGAGGACTTGCCCCGCCTAGAGGCAACAGACAACACCGCCCCCGATTTTATCTTTTTCGTGGCACAAAATTTAATTTTAATCGACCACCAAGCTAAGAGCACCCAAATCTTTGGTTCTTGCTTTGCCCCCACTTTTAAAGAGCAAATCCAAGCCGAAATAGACCATCTAGCTCGCCTAAATCCCGCCCCCTTTAGCCCCAAGACAAGCCCCCAAGAGAGCAACCTAAGCACCAATGGCACAGATGCAGACTTTGCTAAGATGGTCCTAGCCCTGCAAGAGCAAATCAAGCAGGGCGAGATCTTCCAAGCCGTGCCCTCACGAAGCTTTTATTTAGAGTGCAAAGAGCCCTTAAGTGCCTACCACCACCTAAAAGAGCAAAACCCCAGCCCCTACATGTTTTACATGCAGACAGAGGATTTTACCCTCTTTGGGGCAAGCCCTGAAAGTGCCCTAAAGTATGACGCCAGCACCAATTTAGTCCAAATTTACCCCATTGCCGGCACCCGCCCACGGGGCAAAAACCCCGATGGCAGCCTTAACCTAGACTTGGACAACCGCCTAGAATTAGACTTGCAAAACGACCCCAAAGAGCGGGCAGAGCATATCATGCTCGTGGATTTAGCCCGCAACGACATTGCCCGCGTGGCAAAACCCTTCAGCCGTGTGGTGTCAAAACTCTTAAAAGTGGAGAAATTCTCCCATGTGATGCATTTAACTTCTGCCGTGCAGGGCGCGCTAAAAGAGGGCTTAGACGCACTGCACGCCTACCAAAGTTTTATGAACGCCGGGACTTTAAGCGGCGCGCCCAAAATCGCCGCTTTAAAGCTCATCGCCACACTAGAGGGCAAGAGACGGGGCTCTTATGGAGGGTCTATGGGCTATTTATGCGCCGATGGGTCGATGGATAGCTGTATCATCATCCGTTCAGCGTTCGTGCAAAACGGGCGGGCTGTGGTGCAAACGGGGGCGGGGATTGTGCTAGACAGCCTAGTGGAGGCAGAGATTGCCGAAACCAAGGCCAAATCCAAATCCGTGATCTCTGCCATTTTAAAGACACACGCATGA
- a CDS encoding aminodeoxychorismate/anthranilate synthase component II, with protein sequence MKIYFIDNFDSFTYNLVYDLEGLGHSVLVLRNTTPAPLLLEYMQVEKEKPLLFISPGPGNPTHSGQLLAMIDAIKGKYPILGVCLGLQALAQSYGARIVKSPSIVHGKSSTITLEPFEAFRGLGDSLQVGRYHSLMAANLPPCLQVIAHCGEIVMGIYHAKDKALAYQFHPESILTLKGAQLLQQSLEFIQS encoded by the coding sequence ATGAAAATTTACTTCATTGATAATTTCGACTCTTTCACCTATAACCTTGTCTATGACTTAGAGGGGCTGGGGCACTCTGTTTTAGTCTTACGCAACACCACCCCAGCCCCCCTGCTTTTAGAGTATATGCAGGTAGAAAAAGAAAAACCCTTGTTGTTTATCTCCCCGGGTCCGGGCAATCCCACGCACTCGGGGCAACTTTTAGCCATGATTGATGCCATAAAGGGCAAATACCCCATTTTGGGGGTGTGTTTGGGTTTGCAAGCTTTGGCGCAAAGCTATGGAGCGCGCATTGTCAAAAGCCCTAGCATTGTGCATGGCAAAAGCTCCACAATCACCCTAGAGCCCTTTGAAGCCTTTAGGGGTTTGGGGGATTCTTTACAAGTGGGGCGTTACCACTCTTTAATGGCGGCCAATTTACCCCCTTGTTTGCAAGTCATCGCCCATTGTGGCGAGATTGTGATGGGGATTTACCACGCTAAAGACAAAGCCCTAGCTTATCAGTTCCACCCCGAGAGCATTTTAACGCTCAAGGGGGCGCAGTTGTTGCAACAAAGCTTAGAGTTTATACAAAGCTAG
- a CDS encoding outer membrane beta-barrel protein codes for MNKWALGVLGLVGVALAQQQVLPKNQVFIGVTTGFSTYNVAKQPYNNSFLWGLKAGYQFNPSRYVSLRAQIDYIQTLKPTAFNTDVYSFMDVHLDMVNDFYHSKKFSFGTFVGVGFGYFQGAMTLHSSVDHLSFMGYNGVVNFGVGSTIAQKQRVELGVKIPFGKVQSIRQKNLAMDFYYWLVSYAYLF; via the coding sequence GTGAATAAATGGGCTTTAGGGGTCTTAGGGCTGGTGGGCGTGGCGTTGGCACAACAGCAAGTCCTGCCAAAGAATCAGGTGTTTATCGGGGTTACAACGGGTTTTTCGACCTACAATGTTGCCAAACAACCCTACAATAATTCCTTTTTATGGGGGCTTAAGGCGGGCTACCAGTTCAATCCCAGCCGTTATGTGTCTTTGCGTGCGCAAATAGATTACATCCAAACCTTAAAACCCACCGCCTTTAACACCGATGTGTATTCATTCATGGATGTCCACTTAGACATGGTGAACGACTTTTACCACAGCAAGAAATTTAGTTTCGGCACTTTTGTGGGCGTGGGCTTTGGTTATTTCCAAGGGGCCATGACTTTGCATAGTTCTGTCGATCACCTCTCTTTCATGGGCTATAACGGGGTGGTGAATTTTGGCGTGGGCAGCACCATCGCACAAAAACAACGCGTGGAGTTAGGGGTGAAAATCCCTTTTGGCAAGGTGCAATCCATCCGTCAAAAGAACTTGGCGATGGATTTTTACTATTGGCTCGTGTCCTACGCTTATTTGTTCTAG